The DNA sequence ATCATTGCTGCTATCTTTTTATTTAAAATTCGGAAAAAATATACCATTGATAAACTTCGATGCCTTTCAGGGAAGCATTGCCTACGTCTCGGTGATCTTCATCATCGTCAACATCCTGTTCGGTACGTATATCTTTTATAACAAATCGATCAGTGACTTTTTGTTCATCACGGTCATCGGGCAGTTCGTCCTTTCGTTGATCATCATGGCGCTGACTTTTGCCGGGCGTTGGTTGGCATTCCCGAGGTCAGTCATTCTGATCAACTTTTTTGTCGGAACAATCCTCTTGTTCCTTTTCCGCGTAATGGTGTTCAAAATGTACCAACGCATGAGCGGAAGCAAGCGGGTCATGATCGTCGGGATGGAAAAGGAAGTATTTGCGGCAGTCGACAACTTCACGAATACAAAAAGCATCCGCCATGTGGTGACCCATGTCGTCCTGTCGGATTATTACGAAAATATCCTGCGGCATCTGGAAGAGATCGACATCGTCTATTTAGCGAGTCAGATCGAAGAATCCGAAAAACTGAAGATATACGATATGTTGACGAGCAAAGAGAAAAAAATGTTCCTGAATACCAGTTTCGAGAACCTGATCATGGTCAATCCGAATATGATGAATATCGAGGATGAAAGCATCATCGAAGTTTCACCATTCCGTATCTCCGCAGAAGATGGCCTGATGAAACGGATCATCGATATCGCTGTTGCGCTCATCGGCATCGTCATCACCTCGCCGATCATGGCCGTTACGGCTATCTTGGTGAAGAGAAGCTCAGAAGGTCCCGTATTCTACAAGCAGACACGCATCACCAAAGACGGCAAGGAATTCGAAATTCTGAAGTTCCGCAGTATGGGTGTGACCGCCGAGAAAGAGTCGGGCCCGGTTTTGGCAACAAGCAACGACGTGCGCGTAACGAAAGTCGGCAAATATCTGCGCTCCCTGCGCATCGATGAATTGCCTCAGTTGTTCAACGTATTGCTGGGCGATATGTCTTTGGTCGGGCCCCGTCCGGAACGCCCCTTCTTCGTTGATCAATTCAAGGAATTGAACCCGCATTATTATCTGCGCCACAACGTTCGCGCCGGGATTACCGGATATGCGCAAGTGTACGGGAAGTACGCTTCCGACTTCAACAGCAAGCTGAACTTCGATCTGATCTACATCAAGAAGTATTCCTTGATACTGGATCTGAAGATCATGCTGCAGACCGTCAAAATTTTGTTCGATAAAGTATCCTCCCGCGGAGTCGATGAAAGCGAACGGGCAATCCTGTCCGAGCAAGAAATTGAAGCACGCGGCATCCGAGTCATTTATTAAATACAGAAAAGCAAACCACCCTGGCGGGCGTTTTTTCGCCCGCCAGGATGGTTTTTTGTTTACACAGAAATGCCGGTTGTATTTGCGGGAATGCCGGCCAGTCACTATAATCAATCTGATGGATTTTGGACAAAAAAGCGGAAATGTACAGGGAATTGCGTTACAATAGGTAAATAGAGCACTTCCTTCTGCTGTACCGTGACAGAATGCGGAGGCGTACGATCAAAGAGGAAATGAGTGAGTTGGATGAGTTTTGACCATAAAGATGATAGTTTAGCTTTGCATACAGATTTGTACCAAATTAACATGATGAAGACTTATTGGGATGAAGGCATTACCGAAAAACACGCGATTTTTGAACTGTACTTCCGAAAGTATCCTTTCAATAACGGCTATGCAGTCTACGCCGGGCTGGAGCGCTTCGTATCCTATATCCAGGATTTGCGTTTTTCGGATACGGACATAGCCTATTTGCGTGAGCATGTCGGCTACGAGGAAGGTTTTTTGGAGTACCTGAAAAATTTCCGTTTCTCGGGCACGATCCGTTCCGCTTTGGAGGGTGATCTCGTCTTCGCCAATGAACCGATCGTCCAGGTGGAAGGTCCTTTGGCGGAATGCCAATTGATCGAGACAGCCCTGTTGAATATCGTGAATTTCCAGACGCTGATAGCTACGAAAGCTGCACGTCTTCGTTATGTCTGCGACGGCGAACCGCTGCTTGAGTTCGGCTCCAGAAGGGCACAGGAAATGGATGCCGCCATTTGGGGCACACGCGCAGCCTATATCGCAGGATTCGATGCAACCAGCAATGTCCGTGCAGCCAAATTGTTCGGCATTCCGGCCTCCGGTACGCATTCCCATTCGATGGTGCAAGTCTATCGCAATGATTATGATGCCTTCATGGCATATGCGCGTTCCCACAAGGATTGTGTATTTCTGGTGGATACCTATGATACTTTGAAATCAGGTGTGCCGAATGCCATCAAAGTGGCGAGGGAAATGGGCGATAAAATCAACTTCCTCGGTGTACGCATAGACAGCGGGGACATGGCCTACATCTCCAAAAAAGTCCGTCAGCAATTGGACGAAGCTGGTTTTGCCGATGCAAAAATCTACGCTTCGAATGATTTGGATGAATTGACCATCCTGAACTTGAAGATGCAAGGAGCAAAAATAGATGTTTGGGGTGTCGGCACGAAGCTGATTACTGCCTACGATCAACCGGCGCTTGGTGCGGTCTATAAACTGGTTTCGATTGCAGATGAGAACGGCAAAATGGTCGATACAATGAAAATATCCAGTAATGCCGAAAAAGTCTCGACACCAGGCAAGAAACAAGTATGGCGGATCACGCGCAAGCGCGACGGCAAGTCGGAAGGGGACTACATTGCACTTTGGGAAGAAAATCCCGATCAAGAGGCGGAACTTTACATGTTCCATCCGGTCTTTACCTACATCAACAAGACCATCACTGACTTTGAGGCGCGTCCCGTCCTGCAGGACATCATCGTGAATGGCGAACTGGTCTATGAATTGCCGCCGCTCCAGGAAGTAAAAGCCTTCTCGGAAGCGCAGATGAGCGGTTTGTGGGATGAATACAAACGTATCCTGAATCCGGAAGATTATCCGGTCGATTTGTCGCAGAAGACCTACGACCATAAGATGTCCACCATCAAGGCCATCAAGAAACAAATCAAAGAAGAAGCCGCTTCGCTGGAAAGCAGTAAATAACCGATCAGATCAATCAAGGGGGAATAGGTATGCGTCCATTACAAAAAGAAATTATCGCCGCATTAAGAGTGAAACCGGAAATAGATCCAAAAGAGGAAATCCGCATCAGCATCGATTTCATGAAAGATTATTTGGCGGCACACCCATTTTTGAAGGCATTCGTTTTAGGGATCAGCGGAGGCCAGGACTCCACTTTGACGGGGCGATTAGCCCAGTTGGCGATTCAGGAAATGCGTGACGAGACTGGTGACGACAGTTACCAGTTCATTGCTGTCCGCCTCCCGTACGGCATTCAATTTGATGAGCACGATGCCCAAGCTGCTCTTGCCTTCATTTCACCGGACCAAAAATTGGTCGTCAACATCAAAGAAATGGCTGACGCTGCACTCGATGCGCTTGAAGAAGCCGGCCTTACAATCACCGACTTCAACAAAGGAAACATCAAAGCACGTCAACGCATGATTGTTCAGTTCGCGATAGCGGGTGACAGCAGCGGGGCTGTTTTGGGGACTGACCATGCGGCAGAATCCGTGACCGGTTTCTTCACAAAATTCGGGGATGGCGCAGCCGACTTGTTGCCGATTTGGCGCCTGAACAAACGTCAAGGCCGCCAGTTGCTGAAGGAATTGGGCGCACCGGCAGAGCTCTATGAAAAAGTACCGACAGCGGACTTGGAAGAAAATCGTCCCGCTTTGCCTGATGAGGTCGCTCTGGGAGTGACTTACGAGATGATCGATGCGTATCTGGAAGGCAAGGAAATACCGGATAAGGACGCTGAAGTCATCGAAAATTGGTACACGAAGACAGAACATAAACGTCACTTGCCGATAACGGTCTATGACAGTTTTTGGAAAGAAGCCTAATCTGCTTAGATAGTGGGGTTTTGCAGTGAAAATCAGCAAACAATTTAAAATGATGCAAGAAAAGCAAAAGCTGCAGTGCAAGAGCAGGGGCCATATCCTGCTCTTGCACTGCTTCAGCTTGTTGGCGACCGTGTTCGTGGTCCATCTCTTTCTTCAATGGACCCAAAATAATCTGGATGCCGGACTGGTCGTGAATTTTGTGTTTGCTTGGCATACGGAGAAGTTTCTGATCAGCACGGGCGTATTACTGACACTGGGGCTATGGCTTTGGGCGTTGGTAGGGAATATCCGCTGGGCGAACGCGCTGCTGCTGCTGTCGGGCGGAATCCTCGGGATGGCGACCTATGAAAAGATGCTGCAGCGGAACGAACCCGTTTATCCGAGCGACTTGAAGATGCTGAGGGAGGCACCCTTCCTTTTGGAGATGCTGAATGGACGGACACTGGCTGCATTCAGCTTGGTGTTCCTGCTGTTTCTGGCATTTATGGTTTATTCCCTTCGTCATGCAAAGTCCAAGAAAACCGTGAAATTGGGATGGAAAGTGCGCGTGCTGGTGCTCATTTCGACAAGCCTCGCACTCGGCTACGCAGGCCAGTTCCAACAGGAAGGCAACCTGCTGAAGAAGGCCTATGACCGGACGGCTTATTGGATCCCGTACAGCCAACAAATGAATTACTACAACACCGGCTTTGTTGCCGGGTTCCTTTACAATCTTTCGGCTGCGCCGATGGAGCTGCCGACGGACTATTCGCAGGAAAGAATCGATGAGTTGAAGGAAACCTATCAGCAACTTGCTGACGAAATCAATGCGGAAAGAACGGCGGCGTTGCCCGAAGCGAATGTCATCTACATCATGAACGAAAGTTTTGCGGACCCGCTTGAGTTGGAAGGCTTGGATCTGCAAACTGATCCGATACCGTTCACGCGAGCCTTGATGGATACGAGCTACAGCGGCGAGCTGTTGTCCCAAGGCTATGGCGGCGGAACCGCCAATATCGAATTTGAGGCTTTGACGGGTTTTTCGATGGAACCGTTCGCCGCGAACATCACGACGCCATATACGCAATTCCTGTCCTCTCAAGACGAGTTCCCTTCCGTCGTTTCGCGTTTGGAAGAGGCCGGTTTCCGGACGACAGCCATCCATCCCTACAATACGACCATGTACAAGCGGCTGGAGAACTATGAGACTTTGGGGTTCGACGCCTTCCTCTACGAGGACACGATGGAAAATACGGACAAACTGGACACCAATCCATACATTTCGGATGCAGCGGCGTACGCTGAAATAGTGGCTATCCTGAAAACCAGCGAGGAAAAAGATTTTATCCATTTGGTGACGATGCAGAACCATACGCCTTATCAAAACAAATACACGGTTACCCCTTCCGCAGCGGAAACCGGCCTAGCCAGCCAGACAATCCGGAACTATCTGCAGGATCTGCAGTACAGCGATCAAGCGTTGGCGGATCTGTTGGCCGCTCTCCAGCAGTGGGACGAGCCGACCGTCGTCGTATTTTGGGGGGATCATTGGCCCAGCGTGTTCGGCGAGGACCTTTATGCGCTGAACACGGTCCAAAATATGCATGAAACGCCCATGTTCATCTACAGCAACACGGAAGAAGTCCAAAAGGATCTGGGGGTCACCAGTCCCATCTATTTCTTCCCGGAAGTGCTGGAACTGAGCGGCAGCCGTGTCACCGCTTTTGAAGCCCTGTTGATGGCGCTTCAGGAACAGGTGCCGGCTTTCGAAAAGGCGCTGTATGTGGATGGCACTACCGGTGAATATGTCTCGAGCCGAGAAGGACTGTCCGAGCAGGCCAGAAGTCTGCTGGCGGATTATGACCTGATCCAGTACGATACGACCACCGGAAACCGATACGCAGAATCAAACGGTTTTTTCCGAATGAGCGACTGAAACAGAGTGCCGCAGGCTGGCGCCTATTGCGGGAGTTGATTTGCAAGTAGGACCGGAATCGCCTATGATTAAGGAAACAAAGGGTGAAAGGAGGGATCCGGTGAGTTTCTTTATACGTTTTATGCTTCTTTTCGGTGCGACGATCCTGGCGAGTATGCTGTTCACTTATCTTATCCGTGCGGCAGCGAGACGGTTCCGTTGGACGGATCAGCCATCCGAATCGAAAGTGCATGTCAAGGAGACGCCGACGATGGGAGGCGTAGCCATATTCGTCGCTTATTGGGGCGCCTTTTTCCTTGGGGTTCCTCTGAGTAATCGTTCAGGGTTTGCAGGCATCATGTTTTTGAGCTCGCTGATCATTCTCGTGACGGGCATCATCGATGATACTTATGATCTGAGGCCCTGGCAGAAAATGATCGGTATCCTTACTGCGGCGAACGTGCTTTATTTCTTTTCAGGCATCAGAATCGACAGCTTGACGCTGGATTATTTCGGAACGATCGAATTCCATGAAGCGGGTTACTTTGTGATGATGCTGTGGATTGTGGTCATCACGAATGCGGTGAATCTGATGGATGGACTGGATGGTTTGGCGACGGGCACTTCAATCATTTCCCTCTCGACGATGGGCTTCGTCAGCTACTTCTTCACCGATTATATGGATGTGGCCACTGTCGTCATGATATTCCTTTTGGTCGCGAGCTTGCTGGGTTTTTTGCCTTTCAACTTCTACCCGGCCTCCATTTTCTTGGGGGATACGGGATCGTTGTTTATAGGCTTTATGATTGCGGTGCTGTCCTTGTATGGCCTGAAACATGCCACCTTCGTATCGCTGCTGATACCGGTGGCCATTCTCGGGGTTCCCTTGACGGACACGATTGCCGCTGTCCTTCGCCGGACCTTGCACAAGCGGTCCATCAGCGCGAAGGATAAAAGCCACCTGCACCACCGGTTGCTGCGGTTAGGTTTTACGCACCGCCAGACCGTCTTGGTCATTTATGCTTTGGCGATCATCTTTTCTTTGACTGCCATCCTGTTCCCGATTTCATCTTTCTGGGGAACAGTCGTTTTGGGAGTCGGTCTGGTTTTCGGCGTGGTGCTCTTCATCGTCTCCTTCAATTTGTTGGACAGCAATCGTTCCAAGTTGCGCAAAATATTGTATCGCCTTTTGAGGGAAAAGGACGACAAAAACAAATGAACAAGCCATGAAAGCCAACCCGGCTATCATGCGCTTGTTCATTTGTTTGTTCAGGATCTATTCGATTTCCCCCTCATCAGCTTCATCATGAGCGATGGAAACCGGACGCTCCACGTAATCCTCTTCGCCGATTTCAAAGACGACACGGCCGTTCATGACATCCGTAACGGTGCTCTGGAAATGGCTGATGTCTTCCGTAGGGATGCCGCACAAGAAACAAACCTGATCGGTGTATTGGGTCTCAATCAGCGTGTACGGCGATTGGGCCAAGTAATTCTCCAATTTTCCGGATGCGGAATAGGAAACGATGCAGCCGACTTTTGTCTGGAGGCTGCGGACAACGATGCCGATGTCCTTCAGTGCCGTCGATACCGACCGGCTATAGGCGCGGATCAATCCACCGGCACCCAACTTTGTCCCGCCGAAGTAACGGGTGACGACGGCAGCGACGTAACGCAGGTCGTTTTTCTTGAGCACTTCCAGCATCGGGACGCCGGCTGTTCCGGAAGGCTCGCCGTCGTCATGGGCGCGCTGGATTTCGTTCTGGTCGCCGATCAGGTAAGCGGAACAGTTGTGCGTCGCTTTCCAATGTTCTTTTTTGACCGCTTGGATGAATTCTTTGGCCTCGTCCTCGGATTGGACACGTTTGAGGCTGCAGATGAAGCGGGAACCCTTGATGATGATCTCGGAAACGCCGCTTTCTGCGATAGTGTGATAGGTTTTCAGCATAGCCTTTATCCTCCAATATGTTATTCTTTCCCATTTTACCACAGCGGCGATCGGATGACAGGCCACGAACTAGGAAAGGGACTTTCCGAACATTTCCATTTGTGGTATTGTTAGATGGAATAGACCAAACGGCCACAAGGGTCGATGGAAAGGTGATCTGCGTGAAAGCTACAGATTTAATCGATGTACTCAAAATGAAAAAAGTTGTCGGGAGCTTGGATCCCGATTTAAATATTGGAAAAATAAGTCAGGATTCCCGCGATATCCAATCGGGGGATCTGTTTATCTGCATCGACGGAACGCAAGTGGATGGCCACAATTACGTAGAGAAGGCGGTCGCCAATGGGGCGGGCTTGATTGTTGCCCATAAGGATGTCCAAAAAGTGGCAGCGACTGTCCCGGTGGTATATGTTCCCGATACGGGTAAAGCGATGAGTCTGCTTGCGAATCACTTTTATGGCTATCCGAGTGAGGCGATGAAAGTCATTGGCGTCACTGGGACAAACGGAAAGACGACGGTAACCTACTTGGTGGAAGCCATCCTTAAGGCGATGGACAAAAAGACCGGGTTGATGGGAACCATCGAAATGCATATCGGTGACGAAGTGCACAAAACGAAAAATACGACGCCTGACAGCATCACGATGCAAAAAGCCTTGCACCTTATGGTTGAGAAGGAAACGGAATACTTCACTCTGGAGCTGTCCTCGATTGCTTTGGAGATGGGCAGGGCATGGGGACTGGATTTGGATGTCGCCATCATGACGAATCTGACGCATGAACATATGGAATTCCACCACACGATGGAAGCCTATGCCGAAGCGAAAAAGCTGCTCTTCTCCCAACTGGGTAACGGCCGCAAGAACGGACGGACGAAAACAGCGGTACTGAATGCGGATGATGAAACAATCCAAACTTACCGCATCGCTACGGCAGCGGAAGTCATTTCTTACAGCGTGAAGGATGAAACGGCTGATTTCTTCGCAGCGGATATCACATACAGCCGTACGCAGACTCGCTTCGATCTGATCGTAAATGGGGAACGCTATCCGGTCGTGACGAATCTGGTGGGGCTTTATAATGTCTCCAACGCATTGGCTGCGCTGGCGGCTGTCTATGCTGTGGGCATTCCGTTGGATGAGGCGACAAAAGCGGTAACGTCATTGGTTGGCGTGACCGGCAGACTGGAAATCGTTCCCGGCGCAAGCGACATCGGCGTCTATGTCGATTTTGCCCATTCGCCCGATGCGATGGAAAAAGTATTGAGTGTGGTGCGCGAATTCACCCAAGGAAGAGTCATCTCCGTTTTCGGCGGGGCAGGGGAACGGGAGCATGAGAAACGCCCGATCATGGCCCGCATCGGTACGGAACTTTCCGATTATGTGGTCCTGACGACGGACGATACCGGGAAAGAACCGCAGGAACAGATCATCGCGATGATGCTTGCCGGTATCGAAAAGGACAACTATAAATACATCGAAAACCGCAAAGAAGCCATCATGCATGCCATCGCCATCGCAGAGCCGGGAGATACGGTCATCCTGCTGGGGCGTGGGCATGAGGCTGACTACAACGACAGAGGCAGAATGATCCGCCTGCTGGACAGCGAAGTAGCGGCTGAAGCGATTGCATTGCGTAACGAGCGGCTTTTTGACAAAGCCTAAAAGCGGAAAATTATCGTACAATATAGAGTGGCTAAGCTAAATTACGAGCAGAAAGTTTGAGGGTTTCCATGAAAATTGCAGTAGTTACGGACAGCACCGCTTATCTGACGGCTGAAATACGCCAGCGGCAGCATATTCACATGCTGCCGTTAGTGGTGAATATCGGAGCAAAATCGTATCAGGAAGAAATAGATTTGGTTGCGGAGGACTTCTATGCCTTGATGAAATCCTCTGAAGATTTCCCGAAAAGCTCCCAACCAGCAGTGGGTGCCATGCATCAGCTGTATGAAGAATTGGCGAAGGAACATGATGCGATCGTCAGCATCCATCTCTCAAGCGGCATCAGCGGCACATACCAGAATGCCGCTGCTTTAAGCAGGGAATATCCTGAGTTCAACATCCATCCCTTCGATTCTGAAATCAGCTGCTATGTGCAGGCCCGCTTCGTCTTGGAAGCTGCAAGGTTGGCTGCTGCCGGTATCGAACCGGAGCAGATCATTGCGCGATTGGACCATATGAAAAAACGTTCCCGCGCTTACTTTATGGTGGATGATCTCATGAACCTGCAGCGCGGCGGCAGACTATCGGGCGGGGCGGCTGTCATCGGCTCCATTATGAAGATCAAACCGGTGCTGCATTTTTCGGACAAAAAGATAGTCGTTTTCGAAAAAATCAGAACGAATGCAAGGGCATTGCGACGGATTGAAGAACTGTTGGGCCAGGCAGCTTCAGAGGCGGATTATCCGCTCGTCGCAACCGTCATCCATGGCAACATTCCCGAAAAAGGGCAAGCTTGGCTGGAACATCTCCAACAAGCGTTTCCGGGCATCCGTTTCGAATTGAGTTATTTCGGCCCTGTCATCGGGACGCATTTAGGTGAGGGTGCACTGGGGCTGACCTGGACGGAAGACACCGAATTGAGCTATCCGGTATAGGCAACAAATAATTGCGGCAATCATACATTCATTTGGGAGGAAGGGCCATCGGGGTCCTGGCCTTCCTGTTTTTTTATAAAAAGGATAGCGGGGTGCGGTCATGAGAATATTTATCGGCATCAGATTGCCTGAAGCCATCAACGAACAGCTGGTTGTCGTTCAGGAAGAGGTGAAGCGTGCCAGCCTTAAAGGATCATTCACTGATCCGGACAACTTCCATTTGACGGTGCGGTTTATCGGGGAAGTGGCCCCGGATCAGCAGCGTGCGATCGAAACTGTGCTGGCCCGCTGCGCCGAAGGACAAGTGCCCTTCCAGATCGAAACGGCTGGATTGGGTTATTTTTCCAAAAAAAACAAGTGGATCATCTGGATGGGCATCAAAGAAAATATACAGCTCCAACGACTGTATGATCAGCTTAATGCGTCTTTGTTGAGGGGAAAAATCAGGTTGGCTGCTGAGGTGGAATTTATCCCGCACCTCACGCTCGGTAGGGGAATCGTGCTGTCGCAGGAGTGGGAATTGCTAAACAAACTGCCGCTGCCGCAGGATCAAAAGATTCCGGTCACCGCGCTTACGTTGTTCGAAAGTACGCGGGTAGACGGGAAGCTGGTTTACCGCCCGATCGCTGATTTTCCGTTCAACGGTCAGGCAATCCAGCCGGCATCCAGCAAACCAACAAATCCCTGACCGGGAACAGAAAGTCGCCACTCTTCGCATAGTCAGCGGAAGAGCGGCGGCTTTTTTTGCGGATGCTACGGATGAAGGGAAAGGGAGGATGGCATGGACGGGAAGGAACTGTACGGCAGGGAGTTGACGAGGAGCGAGTGCCGCAACGCAGACGATACACTGTTGGCTCTGGCTGAGAAACGACCCGGTTTGGTCAGCGTGAATGGGAAGCTGGCATGTTCCCGCTGCGGAAATCAGGACCGGAAAAAAATGCAGGCAGCGCCTTGCGCTTGCGGAACCGCTTGTTTTTATTGCTTAAGTTGCCTGAACATGGGGAAGATTAAAAGCTGCGCGATACTCCATCATTTGCCGGAAACCAATGCTTTCGCACGGCCCCATGAGCCGATCCTGCAGTGGGAGGGCCAATTGTCATCGGAACAGCAACGTGCGTCTGAAGAAATCGTGGAAACGGTCCATGCTGAAGGGACACGCCTGATCTGGGCCGTCGCCGGCGCCGGGAAGACCGAGATGATTTTTGAAGGGATTGCAGCCTGCCTACGCAAAGGCGGGAGAGTCTGCCTAGCCTCCCCGCGCGTGGACGTGTGCCTGGAACTGGCACCCCGGATCAAACAGGCATTCCCGGAGGTCCCGCTGGCCCTGCTTTACGGAGGCGATGAAGAGGGCTACAGCTATACGCCGCTCATCATCGCCACGACCCATCAGTTGCTGCGTTTCCGGGAAGCGTTTGATCTCCTTATCATCGATGAAATCGACTCTTTCCCGTACCACAACGATCTGAGCCTGCAGTTCGGGGCACAAAAATCCAGAAAAAAAGCGAGTGCGCTCATTTATTTGACGGCAACGCCCTCAAGGATGATGCAAAAAGACATCCAGCGTGACAGGTTGGCAGCGACGGTGTTGCCTGCCCGCTATCACGGCTTTGCGTTGCCCGAACCGGAGTGTCTGTGGGTCGGGAATTGGCGCAAGGCAATCAACAAGAAGAAAAATACGCGATTTCTTTCCTTGATCAGGAGCCGACTCCAACAGCAACGGCGCTTTCTGCTCTTTTTGCCGCATATCCAGCTGATGGAAGAGTTGGATCGCTGGTTGCGGGAACTTTTTCCGGACAAGCAGTTCACCTGCGTTTCGGCGAGCGACCCTGACCGCGAGGAGAAGGTGAAAAGGATGCGGGAGGAGGCGTATGATTTTTTGATGACGACGACCATACTGGAGCGCGGCGTGACTTTCAGGGACATCGATGTCATCGTGCTTGGCGCGGAGGATCGGGTCTTCACGGAAGCTTCGCTTGTGCAGATAGCCGGCAGGGCAGGCAGGAACAAAGACTTTCCGACAGGTTGGGTCTGTTTTGCCCATGAGGGTGAAACAAAAGCCATCCAGGGGGCGGTCCGGCAGATCCGCTCGATGAACCGGGAGGCGGGAAGAAGGGGGCTGCTGAATGGGTGAGTGTCTGTTTTGCCAAAATGAGATCCGCGAAGTTTTGACCCTCCAGCAACTTTTCGGTTTCGGGAAAAAGGATTGCGGAATGGTCTGCCGATCCTGCCAGGAAAAGTTGCCGCGCATAACCGGCCAAACCTGTTGCCCGGGATGCATGCGGCCGCAAGCATCCGCTGAGTGGTGCGAGGACTGCCAAGGGTGGAGCGGTCGCTATCCGGAGCTGCCGATCGCGCATCATGCCTGCTATGCCTATACCGGCATCGTGAAGGACTGGCTGCAACGCTATAAATTCCAAGGCGATTACCGCCTTGCCTCCGCCTTCACGGACGATCTGCGTGCTTTCCAAAGAGCGCATCCTAAAGCGCTGTTCCTCCCGCTGCCGATAGCAGTCGCCAGTTACGAGGAAAGGGGCTTCAGCCAATGCGAGGAAATGCTGAAGCAAGCAGGGATCCGCTACGTGCAATTCCTGGAAAACCAGCATGCCGGAGAAAAACAGTCCGAGAAAAACAGGCAGGAACGACTGCTGACGGCGCAACCCTTTTCGTTGCTGGACGGGCACGAAAAATATCTTCAGCATGAAATTATTCTTTTTGATGACGTCTACACTACCGGAAGAACGCTCTACCACGCGAAAACCCTCCTGTACAAGCAAGGATTCAGGTCGATTCGGTCCGTAACTATCGCAAGATAATCAATCATAAACATTGAAATGTTAAGGCGCTTACATTATAATGAGGTTAAAGAAACCCCCTATGAGTGGTCCATAGGTGAGGGTTGTCTTTATCTGACGATGCGTCAGACGAAAGGAGAGAGTGCTATGTTTAAGTATAATGTCCGAGGAGAAAATATTGAGGTTACAGAACCGATCCGCAGCTACGCCGAGAAAAAATTAGGCAGACTGGAAAAATACTTTGGCAACGTGCCTGAAACAACTGCGCATGTCAACTTGAAAGTATATCCATTCCCAGCCGAAAAATCTGCTAAGGTGGAAGTTACGGTTCCGCTACCTTTCCTGGTTTTAAGAGCCGAAGAGACTTCCAGCGATCTATACGGAAGCATCGATTTGGTCGTGGACAAACTTGAACGCCAAGTCCGTAAGTACAAGACGAAGATTCACCGCAAATCCAGAGAGAGAGGATTTGATATCGGTAACGAGCCGAATCTGATCGAAGAAAAAATGGAAGACGATGAGAATCCGCTTGAAATCGTCCGCACTAAGCGTCTTTCCCTCAAACCGATGGACAGTGAAGAAGCTGTATTACAGATGAATATGCTTGGACACAACTTCTTTATCTTCGAAGATGCTGAAACGAACGGCACAAGTATCGTGTACCGCCGAAAAGACGGCAAATTCGGTCTGATCGAAACTGACTAAATCCGAAAATAACGTCCCCCGCCAATGAACGGC is a window from the uncultured Trichococcus sp. genome containing:
- a CDS encoding sugar transferase; its protein translation is MNQTGEWNKARKIIIGIIDVLLFIGSLLLSFYLKFGKNIPLINFDAFQGSIAYVSVIFIIVNILFGTYIFYNKSISDFLFITVIGQFVLSLIIMALTFAGRWLAFPRSVILINFFVGTILLFLFRVMVFKMYQRMSGSKRVMIVGMEKEVFAAVDNFTNTKSIRHVVTHVVLSDYYENILRHLEEIDIVYLASQIEESEKLKIYDMLTSKEKKMFLNTSFENLIMVNPNMMNIEDESIIEVSPFRISAEDGLMKRIIDIAVALIGIVITSPIMAVTAILVKRSSEGPVFYKQTRITKDGKEFEILKFRSMGVTAEKESGPVLATSNDVRVTKVGKYLRSLRIDELPQLFNVLLGDMSLVGPRPERPFFVDQFKELNPHYYLRHNVRAGITGYAQVYGKYASDFNSKLNFDLIYIKKYSLILDLKIMLQTVKILFDKVSSRGVDESERAILSEQEIEARGIRVIY
- a CDS encoding nicotinate phosphoribosyltransferase, with the translated sequence MSFDHKDDSLALHTDLYQINMMKTYWDEGITEKHAIFELYFRKYPFNNGYAVYAGLERFVSYIQDLRFSDTDIAYLREHVGYEEGFLEYLKNFRFSGTIRSALEGDLVFANEPIVQVEGPLAECQLIETALLNIVNFQTLIATKAARLRYVCDGEPLLEFGSRRAQEMDAAIWGTRAAYIAGFDATSNVRAAKLFGIPASGTHSHSMVQVYRNDYDAFMAYARSHKDCVFLVDTYDTLKSGVPNAIKVAREMGDKINFLGVRIDSGDMAYISKKVRQQLDEAGFADAKIYASNDLDELTILNLKMQGAKIDVWGVGTKLITAYDQPALGAVYKLVSIADENGKMVDTMKISSNAEKVSTPGKKQVWRITRKRDGKSEGDYIALWEENPDQEAELYMFHPVFTYINKTITDFEARPVLQDIIVNGELVYELPPLQEVKAFSEAQMSGLWDEYKRILNPEDYPVDLSQKTYDHKMSTIKAIKKQIKEEAASLESSK
- the nadE gene encoding ammonia-dependent NAD(+) synthetase, yielding MRPLQKEIIAALRVKPEIDPKEEIRISIDFMKDYLAAHPFLKAFVLGISGGQDSTLTGRLAQLAIQEMRDETGDDSYQFIAVRLPYGIQFDEHDAQAALAFISPDQKLVVNIKEMADAALDALEEAGLTITDFNKGNIKARQRMIVQFAIAGDSSGAVLGTDHAAESVTGFFTKFGDGAADLLPIWRLNKRQGRQLLKELGAPAELYEKVPTADLEENRPALPDEVALGVTYEMIDAYLEGKEIPDKDAEVIENWYTKTEHKRHLPITVYDSFWKEA
- a CDS encoding LTA synthase family protein, whose protein sequence is MKISKQFKMMQEKQKLQCKSRGHILLLHCFSLLATVFVVHLFLQWTQNNLDAGLVVNFVFAWHTEKFLISTGVLLTLGLWLWALVGNIRWANALLLLSGGILGMATYEKMLQRNEPVYPSDLKMLREAPFLLEMLNGRTLAAFSLVFLLFLAFMVYSLRHAKSKKTVKLGWKVRVLVLISTSLALGYAGQFQQEGNLLKKAYDRTAYWIPYSQQMNYYNTGFVAGFLYNLSAAPMELPTDYSQERIDELKETYQQLADEINAERTAALPEANVIYIMNESFADPLELEGLDLQTDPIPFTRALMDTSYSGELLSQGYGGGTANIEFEALTGFSMEPFAANITTPYTQFLSSQDEFPSVVSRLEEAGFRTTAIHPYNTTMYKRLENYETLGFDAFLYEDTMENTDKLDTNPYISDAAAYAEIVAILKTSEEKDFIHLVTMQNHTPYQNKYTVTPSAAETGLASQTIRNYLQDLQYSDQALADLLAALQQWDEPTVVVFWGDHWPSVFGEDLYALNTVQNMHETPMFIYSNTEEVQKDLGVTSPIYFFPEVLELSGSRVTAFEALLMALQEQVPAFEKALYVDGTTGEYVSSREGLSEQARSLLADYDLIQYDTTTGNRYAESNGFFRMSD